AGGCGCGTGGCGGCAAGAATGAGCACGATCCCGGCAACGGCCACCGCGGGCAGCCTCCATCCCCATCGGTGGAAGAGCACGTTCAGATTCCATCCGCTCCCCGCTTTATGGACAGGCTGCGGGCCGGGGATTCTTTCCGGAGGTCCGGCGACGATGATTCGCTTTATGATTCCGGGCCACAGGTCGTTTTCGGGCATCACGCTCCTGGGAAGGGAGGCTGACTCGAACGCCAGGGCCCGCAACGACCTGATTTTTTCCCGGCAGTCTCTGCACTGCTTCAGGTGCTCTGCCATCCGTCGGTGGTCAGCCGGCGGAAGCGTCGCGTCCATCAGATCGTCCATCATGTTTACGAAAGTCTGGCATTTCATCGTTCGAGCGCCTCCCTTAGAAGCTTCCGCGCGCGGGAAAGCTGGGCTTTGCAGGTTCCCGTCGCCAGCCCCATGGCCTCGGCAATCTCCCCATGCTTGAATCCCTCGATGTCATGCAGGACAAAGACGGCGCGCGCCTGGCGCGGAAGGGATGCGATGGCCCTCTCGAGATCCATGCGCAGATTGCGGGCGGGCTCGGCACCGTGCGCGGAAGCCGGTTGCGAATCTTCCCCGGCCGCGAACCGTTCTCCCCTTCTGCCAGACGATTTCAGTTCCCCCAGAATCACGTTCACAGAAAGTCGATAGAGCCAGGAAGCGAAACTGCTCTCTCCGCGGAAGCTGTTCAACTTGATCCATGCGCGCACGAAAATCTGCTGGGTCGTCTCCTCGGCGCGGGCGCGGTCCGCAAGGATGCGCAGGCAAATGGCATAGACACGGCTGAGATGCATACGATAGATCATCTCGAAGGCAGCATGATTCCCGGACCTGGCCTGGGCAATCAGCTCATTCGCGTCTTCTTCCAGATAGCCTGCTTTCTCCATCAACAGCTGGGAACTGGCCATAGTGTGTGTTCCTGTATTAAGACAGTTGTGCCGCGGGAAAGGTTTAAACGGAACTGCAGACCATTTTATCTGACTTGTCGGGAGAAGGTGCCATGCCGACTCAAATGGAACCGCCGGGCGGGCGGGGGCTGGGCAGCGGTTCCCGGCTGCTCCA
The nucleotide sequence above comes from Terriglobia bacterium. Encoded proteins:
- a CDS encoding RNA polymerase sigma factor → MEKAGYLEEDANELIAQARSGNHAAFEMIYRMHLSRVYAICLRILADRARAEETTQQIFVRAWIKLNSFRGESSFASWLYRLSVNVILGELKSSGRRGERFAAGEDSQPASAHGAEPARNLRMDLERAIASLPRQARAVFVLHDIEGFKHGEIAEAMGLATGTCKAQLSRARKLLREALER